AGAATCATAGATCAGATCATTGGCCAGAAAGAGGCCGTGGAAACAGTTAAAAAGGCAGCAAAACAACGCCGTAACGTTCTTCTAATTGGAGAACCTGGTGTTGGAAAATCCATGCTTGCCAAGGGAATGGCTGAACTACTTCCCCCTGAAGAACTTCAGGACATATTAGTATATCCCAACATGGAAGACAACCACAACCCCCTGATTGGTGTAATGCCGGCTGGTGAAGGAAAAAATGTGGTGACCAATTACAAGGTCAAGGCCAAAGGACAGGAAGAACGTAAAAACATGTTCATGATCGCTATAATCAGCCTGATACTGGTTATCGGTTTTGTAATGCAACAATTCCTGGCAGCCATCATCGCCGCGGGCATAGTATTCCTGGCCCTGCAGCAGATGAAACCCCGCAGCACAGTAATGGTGCCCAAACTACTCATTAACAACAACAAAAATAACATGGCCCCATTCATTGATGCCACTGGAGCCCATGCTGGGGCCCTTTTAGGGGATGTCCGACACGATCCTTACCAGTCTGGTGGATTGGGAACCCCTGCCCACGAACGGGTGGAAGCAGGAATGATTCACAAGGCTAATAAGGGAGTGCTTTACGTTGATGAAATAGGTTCCATGCATATGAAAACCCAGCAGGAACTATTAACTGCAATGCAGGAGAAGAAATACCAGATTACGGGTCAGAGTGAGACCAGCAGTGGTGCAATGGTTCGTTCCCAGGAGGTCCCCTGTGACTTTGTATTGGTGGCTTCTGGAAACCTGCACGTACTGGAAGGAATGCACCCTGCACTCCGAAGCAGGATCAGAGGTTACGGTTACGAAGTGTTCATGAAGGACTCCATGAAGGACACTGAAGAAAACCGTGATAAACTGGTTCAATTCGTGGCCCAAGAAGTTAAAAAGGATGGAAGAATACCTCACTTCAGTAAAGAAGCTGTAGCTGAGATAATCCACGAGGCCCAGCGCCGAGCTGGTAAAAAAGACTCTTTAACTCTAAAACTAAGGGATCTCGGTGGCCTGGTAAGGGCTGCTGGTGACATAGCCAAAGGGGAAAAAGCAGATTACGTAACTGTAGATCACGTTCTCAGTGCGAAAAAACTGGCTAGAACCCTGGAGCAGCAAATAGCCGATCGTTACATTGTCCAGAAGAAACGTTACCGGGTTTTCAAATCTGAAGGTGGTGAAGTGGGTAAAGTTAACGGTCTTGCAATCATTGGCGACCGTAGTGGTATTATCATGCCCATTGCAGCTGAAGCAGCACCAGCCCAAAGTAAAGATGAAGGTAAAATCATAGCCACAGGTAAACTGGGAGAAATTGCCAAGGAAGCAGTTCAAAACGTCAGTGCCCTGGTTAAAAAGCACACTGGAACCGACATATCCAATTACGATATTCACATTCAGTTCCTCCAGTCCTACGAAGGAGTGGAAGGTGACAGTGCCAGTGTCTCAGTGGCCACTGCAGTTGTATCTGCACTGGAAAACATACCAGTTGACCAGTCAGTAGCCCTAACTGGATCATTAAGTATTCGTGGGGATGTGCTACCTGTAGGTGGTGTAACCGGTAAAATCGAAGCTGCGGCCGAGGCAGGAATTCGTAAAGTTTTAATTCCTAAATCTAACATGGAAGACGTGCTCATAGAAGAACGGTACCGTGAAAAGATAGAAATCGTACCAGTGGAAACTTTAAGCGAGGTACTGGAACACACCCTCAGTGGTAAGGGTAAAAAAAGCCTCATGGACAAAATGCAGAAGATCACAGACATGGTACCTCATGGTATCCTGCAAAAACCTGCAACCCACTAAAGAGATCAGTAGAATTTTTTAGGGATATTTTTTTCCCTAATTATTTCAATTTCTTTTAAATTGCTATTTTTTTGAAAACTTTTTTTTAAGAATTATGGTAAGATTAGGTGTTGACCCTTCAAAATACTGAAGTTTTATATAGTAGTTAGGACCATATTTATACTTAAGGGGATGTGTTTTTATGGGTGTTCGTGGTCCTAAACCTGGTTTTGTGGATGTGGCTTGTCCTAACAAGAGCTGTGCAGATTACGGGAAAACTGAAAACGGTAATATTGTGGGTAATGGAACCTACCAGACAAAAAATGGTCCTGTTCACAAATTTATTTGTCGAACATGCTCTAAAAGTTTCACTTCACATTCAAATACAATATTACACGATTTAAGAACAAATGAAGAGACAGTTTTTTTGGCTTTGAAAATGATTTTAAAAGGCATGAGTTTACGGAGCACAGCAGAAGTTTTAGGTGTTAAACTGGATACTGTGCGCAGATGGCTGCGCATAGCTTCTGAACACAGCGAAGAAATAAACAAAGTCCTTATGAAAGACATAAAAGTTGATAAAGTGGAGTTAGATGAGTTGTGGACTTTTGTTAAAAAAAAACAGTTCCGAGAATGGAGCATGAATCAGAAGATGAAAGATGGATCTGGTTAAGCTTCGCACCTGAACACAGACTAATCCTAGCAGCCTACGCAGGTGCCATGACTCAAGATGCGGCTGATGAGATTGTTAAACAAACATGTGATCGAATAAACGAAGAGGAATTACCTTTATTTGTCACCGACGGAAGAAAATACTACGCACAAGCACTATTGGACAGATACAGCTATACAAAGGAGTTTTCAAGGACCGATAAACGAGGACGTCCACGAAAACCGAAACAAATGCCATTGCCTGAGTTAAAATATGCTCAAGTAGTGAAGGAGCGAGAGGGAAGTAAAGTGGTTAATATTGAAAAACGCATTATATATGGTATGGAAGAAGATATTGACTTTAGTTTCATCTCTACTTCTTACATAGAACGAGAAAATTTGACTTTAAGACAAGATAACAACAGATTAACAAGAAAAACATTAGGATATTCCAAAAAAGACGAATGGCTCCAACACCACGCCACACTACAAATGACAGACCATAACTTCGTACGAACACACGATTCCCTGAAAAAACCTTGCAAAACACATTTAAATGGTAAATTGTGGAGAAAATATCAAAAAAGAACACCTATGATGTCCGTAGGAATCACAGACCATATCTGGACCCTGGAAGAATTACTAACATTCCCATACCACAAAAACATCAACACATAAAAGGGTCAACACCTAAGATTAGAATAAGGGAAAATAACAGATTACTATAAATGTCAATAAAGACAAAGAATATCTAAGAAAAGTAAATGTGGATTTTTTGATTATTTCAGCTATTTTTTTACGTGACTGATTGTATAGCGTTATAATTGGATAGCCTGATTTTACTTATGTATTTGTTAAATTAATTTAGAATATTTCTTAATTGAATATTTTAGTTGATAAAACAAGGAAAACAACTAAATAAAGAAGATAAAGTAAGGAAGATACCATGGAAAGTTTATTATTTGAAGATTTGAAATTATCCCGTGAAATGAAACGAGCCATTGCTGATATGGGTTTTGAAGAAGCAACCCCTATACAATCACTGGCTTTACCCCACATATTAGATGGTAAGGACGTTATTGGCCAGGCACAGACCGGAACCGGTAAAACTGCAGCATTTGGAATACCCGTGCTGGAAAACCTGGACTCCTCGGTTAAAGGTGTGCAAGCAGTAATCCTCTGCCCCACCAGAGAACTGGCCATTCAAGTGGCAGAAGAGATTAAAAAGTTATCTAAATACAAAAAAACCACAGTTCTACCTGTCTACGGGGGACAACCCATCGAAAGACAGATTAAAGCTTTGAAAAGAGGAGTGCAGATCGTTATTGGGACTCCGGGGAGGATGATGGATCACATCCATCGACGTACCCTTAAATTAGATCAAGTGAAGATGATCATCTTGGATGAGGCCGATGAAATGCTGGACATGGGTTTCAGAGATGATATAGAATTTATACTACAACAGATACCTCATGAGAGGCAGATGTTACTATTTTCAGCCACTATGTCTCGGGAGAT
This DNA window, taken from Methanobacterium subterraneum, encodes the following:
- a CDS encoding helix-turn-helix domain-containing protein translates to MGVRGPKPGFVDVACPNKSCADYGKTENGNIVGNGTYQTKNGPVHKFICRTCSKSFTSHSNTILHDLRTNEETVFLALKMILKGMSLRSTAEVLGVKLDTVRRWLRIASEHSEEINKVLMKDIKVDKVELDELWTFVKKKQFREWSMNQKMKDGSG
- the lonB gene encoding ATP-dependent protease LonB, which encodes MANYNPDSEVSPDETLKLRSYKTSGDIEVPDRIIDQIIGQKEAVETVKKAAKQRRNVLLIGEPGVGKSMLAKGMAELLPPEELQDILVYPNMEDNHNPLIGVMPAGEGKNVVTNYKVKAKGQEERKNMFMIAIISLILVIGFVMQQFLAAIIAAGIVFLALQQMKPRSTVMVPKLLINNNKNNMAPFIDATGAHAGALLGDVRHDPYQSGGLGTPAHERVEAGMIHKANKGVLYVDEIGSMHMKTQQELLTAMQEKKYQITGQSETSSGAMVRSQEVPCDFVLVASGNLHVLEGMHPALRSRIRGYGYEVFMKDSMKDTEENRDKLVQFVAQEVKKDGRIPHFSKEAVAEIIHEAQRRAGKKDSLTLKLRDLGGLVRAAGDIAKGEKADYVTVDHVLSAKKLARTLEQQIADRYIVQKKRYRVFKSEGGEVGKVNGLAIIGDRSGIIMPIAAEAAPAQSKDEGKIIATGKLGEIAKEAVQNVSALVKKHTGTDISNYDIHIQFLQSYEGVEGDSASVSVATAVVSALENIPVDQSVALTGSLSIRGDVLPVGGVTGKIEAAAEAGIRKVLIPKSNMEDVLIEERYREKIEIVPVETLSEVLEHTLSGKGKKSLMDKMQKITDMVPHGILQKPATH